In a single window of the Elaeis guineensis isolate ETL-2024a chromosome 4, EG11, whole genome shotgun sequence genome:
- the LOC105042911 gene encoding LOW QUALITY PROTEIN: cytochrome P450 86A8 (The sequence of the model RefSeq protein was modified relative to this genomic sequence to represent the inferred CDS: inserted 3 bases in 2 codons) has product METSTVLVVLACIVAYAMWFSRLATGLRGPRVWPLLGSVPGLIQNAERMHDWIAENLRATGGTYQTCTCAIPGLARRQGLVTVTCDPRNLEHVLKTRFDNYPKGPTWHAVFHDLLGDGIFNSDGDTWLFQRKTAALEFTTRTLRVAMNRWVSRSIHHRLLPILRRAADAGSSASVDLQDLLLRLTFDNICGLTFGKDPETLSHGLPANAFANAFDRATEATLHRFIFPEFVWRLKKWFRAGSEVTLSDSVAHVDGYLSAVIKNRKLELCGADGGHHDDLLSRFMKKGTYSDSFLQSVALNFILAGRDTSSVALSWFFWLVSTHPAVERRILLELAAVLSDTRGVDPAAWVSAPLVFEEVDRLTYLKAALSETLRLYPSVPEDSKHVNTDDVLPDGTFVPAGSAITYSIYSAGRMKPVWGEDCMEFRPERWLSPDGKRFEPHDSFKFVAFNGGPRVCLGKDLAYLQMKSITAAVLLRHRLAVAPGHRVEQKMSLTLFMKYGLRMNXFDRDLNAVAEELRQARPKVATENGGLPAAAGFVKAFQVGAXPVLKFLVPS; this is encoded by the exons ATGGAGACCAGCACGGTGCTGGTTGTGTTGGCATGCATCGTGGCGTATGCGATGTGGTTCTCGCGGCTGGCGACGGGGTTGCGCGGCCCGCGAGTGTGGCCGTTGCTCGGCAGCGTGCCGGGTTTGATCCAGAATGCCGAGCGCATGCATGACTGGATTGCCGAGAATCTCCGGGCCACCGGCGGCACCTACCAGACCTGCACCTGCGCCATCCCTGGCCTCGCCCGCCGGCAGGGCCTCGTCACCGTCACCTGCGATCCCCGCAACCTGGAGCACGTCCTCAAGACGAGGTTCGACAACTACCCCAAGGGCCCCACGTGGCACGCCGTCTTCCACGACCTCCTCGGCGACGGCATCTTCAACTCCGATGGCGACACCTGGCTCTTCCAGCGCAAGACCGCGGCCCTCGAGTTCACCACCCGCACCCTACGCGTCGCCATGAACCGCTGGGTCTCCCGCTCCATCCACCACCGCCTCCTCCCTATACTCCGCCGCGCCGCCGACGCCGGCAGCTCGGCCTCCGTCGACCTCCAAGACCTCCTCCTCCGGCTCACCTTCGATAACATCTGCGGCCTCACCTTCGGCAAGGACCCCGAGACCCTCTCCCACGGTCTCCCCGCCAACGCCTTTGCGAACGCCTTCGACCGCGCCACCGAGGCCACCCTCCACCGCTTCATCTTCCCGGAGTTCGTCTGGCGGCTCAAGAAGTGGTTCCGCGCCGGCAGCGAGGTCACTCTCTCCGACAGCGTCGCCCACGTCGATGGCTACCTCTCCGCGGTCATCAAGAACCGAAAGCTTGAGCTCTGCGGCGCCGACGGCGGCCACCACGACGACCTCCTCTCTCGCTTCATGAAGAAGGGTACCTACTCCGACTCCTTTCTGCAGAGCGTGGCGCTCAACTTCATCCTTGCCGGCCGCGACACCTCCTCCGTCGCGCTCAGCTGGTTCTTCTGGCTCGTCTCCACCCACCCCGCCGTCGAGCGCCGCATTCTCCTCGAGCTTGCCGCCGTCCTCTCCGACACCCGCGGCGTCGACCCCGCCGCCTGGGTCTCCGCTCCCCTCGTCTTCGAAGAGGTGGATCGCCTTACCTACCTCAAAGCGGCTCTCTCGGAGACTCTCCGGCTCTACCCCTCCGTCCCCGAGGACTCGAAGCACGTCAACACCGATGACGTCCTCCCCGACGGAACCTTTGTCCCCGCCGGCTCCGCCATCACCTACTCCATTTACTCGGCGGGCCGGATGAAGCCGGTGTGGGGGGAGGACTGCATGGAGTTCCGCCCGGAGCGGTGGCTCTCCCCGGACGGGAAGCGGTTCGAGCCCCACGACTCGTTCAAGTTCGTCGCGTTCAACGGCGGGCCGAGGGTGTGCCTTGGTAAAGACCTCGCATACCTCCAGATGAAGTCCATCACCGCCGCCGTGCTGCTGCGCCACCGCCTCGCCGTCGCCCCCGGCCACCGCGTCGAGCAGAAGATGTCTCTCACTCTCTTCATGAAGTACGGTCTCAGGATGA TCTTCGACCGGGACCTCAATGCTGTCGCCGAGGAGCTCCGGCAGGCCCGGCCGAAGGTGGCGACGGAGAATGGTGGCCTCCCAGCCGCTGCCGGCTTTGTGAAGGCTTTTCAGGTGGGAGC TCCAGTGCTTAAGTTTCTTGTTCCAtcttaa